The bacterium genome includes a window with the following:
- a CDS encoding HAMP domain-containing sensor histidine kinase, producing MKIRRSYPQDISIIAGIFIITILCIALVNLYVSVELRQQYLQDDRDKIISIIGLCVDTWNSSNTGDPAAMHARLRRITWLFGIDQLIITDTLGNELYNSLTLPFTIGFEPANNARFFKRAAKPDELLQFGEHLMYYNTQPACLVYLQYNSAYTVIDRAFKWHILFITVLLIFMAFLGIFLVRNLLLPMRYVARTAREFGIEMKREDFVSETFQEVFNKIRSRERTLVEFSAYIAHEFRNSLATITGLSRLVEKGKRKADDIIRECRSMDDLISAILEFSRPVKPILTACDAAKLIREAVERVAVPSRITVEQRVPRPLSLRADCDLLAVAVANLVKNSVEAIEGEGRIIVTASYEGEGDPYLKLQVEDTGRGIDRADMEQVFSPFFSKKESGVGLGLAYVKKIVEIHEGRIEVMSGPGKGAKFIITLPREPRGSSSDETTRP from the coding sequence ATGAAAATACGCAGGTCATACCCGCAGGACATAAGCATCATCGCCGGCATTTTTATCATCACGATCCTGTGCATCGCTCTTGTCAACCTCTATGTCAGCGTTGAACTGCGGCAACAGTACCTGCAGGACGACAGGGACAAGATCATCTCGATCATTGGTCTGTGCGTCGATACATGGAATTCTTCAAATACCGGCGATCCGGCGGCCATGCATGCCCGGTTAAGGCGTATCACGTGGCTGTTCGGCATAGACCAGCTGATCATTACCGATACATTGGGGAACGAGCTGTACAATTCGCTGACCTTGCCGTTCACGATAGGGTTTGAGCCGGCGAACAACGCCCGGTTCTTCAAGCGTGCAGCCAAACCCGATGAGCTTCTGCAGTTCGGTGAGCATTTAATGTATTATAATACACAGCCGGCCTGTCTTGTGTACCTACAATACAACTCGGCATATACGGTCATAGACCGGGCATTTAAATGGCACATACTGTTTATTACTGTCCTCCTGATCTTTATGGCGTTCCTGGGTATTTTCCTGGTGCGCAACCTGCTGCTGCCCATGCGCTACGTCGCCCGGACGGCTCGGGAGTTCGGTATTGAAATGAAGCGCGAGGATTTTGTGTCCGAGACGTTCCAGGAAGTGTTCAACAAGATCAGATCAAGGGAAAGGACCCTGGTTGAATTCTCCGCCTACATCGCGCATGAGTTCAGGAATTCGCTGGCGACCATTACCGGGCTTTCCCGCCTGGTGGAGAAAGGAAAGCGCAAGGCCGATGATATCATCCGGGAATGCAGGTCCATGGATGACCTGATCAGCGCGATCCTGGAGTTTTCGCGTCCGGTCAAACCTATTCTCACGGCCTGCGACGCGGCCAAACTAATCCGCGAAGCGGTCGAGCGGGTCGCAGTGCCATCGCGGATAACCGTGGAACAGCGCGTGCCCCGACCGCTTTCGCTGCGCGCCGACTGTGACCTGCTGGCCGTCGCCGTGGCAAATCTGGTCAAGAACAGCGTGGAAGCGATCGAAGGCGAAGGCCGGATCATCGTGACCGCCAGTTACGAAGGCGAAGGCGATCCCTATCTCAAACTGCAGGTCGAGGACACAGGACGGGGCATTGACCGGGCTGATATGGAACAGGTTTTTAGCCCGTTCTTTTCCAAGAAAGAAAGCGGCGTCGGGTTGGGTCTGGCATATGTAAAGAAAATTGTGGAAATACACGAAGGCAGAATTGAAGTGATGTCAGGACCCGGCAAGGGTGCAAAATTCATCATTACGTTGCCCCGGGAACCACGCGGCAGTAGCAGCGATGAAACCACGCGCCCTTGA
- a CDS encoding M6 family metalloprotease domain-containing protein has translation MSMPPDPYAKTAIRAPKLPLTMNRGMKRISPVLGERKALVILVDFDDNQRTYQTSDFDSLIYGTNQSSMRDYYSEVSYGKFTISTQSDIAGWFRAPEDYSYYVGDSFGFYNDYPRNVQRLVEQACSLADPTVDFSQYDGDGDGYVDAVFIVHAGPGAEETGSIHDIWSHQWQLSNTGTSCPGAYLTDDGVRVDGYSMEPEKLSTYSARITVGVFVHEFGHVIGLPDLYDTDYSTNGLGWFCLMAAGSWGRISSSDLPGSSPTHPCAWIKYQLGWTTPVAVERSGVSRRENQSLISAATSAVAYRLMEDPGGPDWTWSGTGNGEYFLVENRYRAGYDRSLPGDGLLILHADDSRTENSDESHPLVGIMQADGDPDYLLGDLGVGADLWSGDSIGFGDATIPSSRMFNETPSGALVYDIGPSGSAVTASFWIAPILFGRTAAYPNPFLANNLPSWGKKIIITYYPSDTLELTDPYPLFKVSLFNIAGELVRVLDNELTGEVDHFRRSAFWDLKNDRGQEVVSGMYLYVIETEGSPVQRTKGRLTLIR, from the coding sequence ATGTCAATGCCGCCCGATCCTTATGCTAAGACTGCGATCAGAGCCCCGAAGCTCCCGCTGACCATGAACCGCGGCATGAAACGAATAAGCCCGGTTTTGGGCGAAAGAAAGGCGCTGGTCATTCTTGTTGATTTCGATGACAATCAGCGGACATACCAGACAAGCGATTTTGATTCTCTTATCTACGGCACGAACCAGAGTTCGATGAGGGATTACTACAGCGAAGTTTCCTATGGAAAATTCACGATCAGCACTCAAAGCGATATTGCCGGCTGGTTCCGGGCGCCGGAGGACTACTCTTACTACGTGGGCGATTCATTTGGATTTTACAACGACTACCCGAGAAACGTGCAGCGGCTGGTCGAACAGGCATGCAGCCTTGCTGACCCGACGGTTGATTTTTCGCAGTATGACGGGGACGGGGATGGCTATGTGGACGCGGTTTTCATTGTCCATGCCGGACCGGGTGCCGAGGAAACAGGCAGTATTCACGATATCTGGTCGCACCAGTGGCAGCTGTCCAATACCGGGACATCATGCCCGGGTGCATATTTGACCGATGACGGCGTGAGGGTCGACGGTTATTCAATGGAACCCGAAAAGCTTTCGACTTATTCGGCGCGCATTACGGTCGGGGTTTTCGTTCATGAGTTCGGCCATGTGATCGGATTGCCCGATCTATACGATACTGACTATTCAACCAACGGTCTAGGCTGGTTCTGCCTGATGGCGGCCGGTTCCTGGGGCAGGATCAGTTCTTCTGACCTACCGGGTTCGTCACCGACCCACCCGTGTGCCTGGATAAAATACCAGCTGGGCTGGACCACGCCGGTCGCCGTAGAAAGAAGCGGCGTATCAAGACGTGAAAACCAGTCGCTCATCAGCGCGGCGACGAGTGCGGTTGCTTACCGGCTCATGGAAGATCCGGGCGGCCCGGACTGGACATGGAGCGGCACCGGCAATGGCGAATATTTTTTAGTCGAGAACCGGTATCGCGCCGGCTATGACCGGAGCCTTCCCGGCGACGGGTTGTTGATCCTCCATGCCGATGATTCCCGTACCGAAAATTCCGATGAAAGCCATCCGCTCGTTGGTATCATGCAGGCCGATGGCGATCCGGATTACCTCTTGGGCGATCTGGGTGTTGGCGCCGATCTATGGTCAGGCGATTCGATCGGTTTCGGCGACGCCACGATCCCCTCAAGCCGCATGTTCAATGAGACCCCGAGCGGCGCTTTGGTCTATGATATCGGCCCGAGCGGTTCCGCTGTGACCGCGTCGTTCTGGATCGCGCCGATCCTGTTCGGCCGCACCGCTGCATACCCGAACCCGTTTCTCGCCAACAACCTGCCCTCGTGGGGCAAAAAGATCATTATTACTTACTACCCTTCAGACACCCTGGAGCTGACCGATCCATACCCGCTTTTCAAGGTATCACTTTTCAATATTGCCGGAGAACTGGTACGAGTCCTGGATAATGAACTCACGGGCGAAGTGGATCATTTCCGGCGCAGCGCGTTCTGGGACCTGAAGAACGACCGCGGTCAGGAAGTGGTCAGCGGCATGTACCTTTACGTGATCGAGACCGAAGGGAGCCCGGTTCAGAGAACCAAGGGTCGTTTGACCCTTATCCGATGA
- a CDS encoding prepilin-type N-terminal cleavage/methylation domain-containing protein: protein MNRKLQLNKGFGLIELMVVVTIIGVLMLIAVPNFAGMQQRARIRSGSQEIAQDLRQIRERAVSLGVSFQINSPDQYHYQVINEAGNALPYKLGGTTGGALKFGVCGTYTGGFPPESSGSMPGDGFDFPGGTLTITNRGSATKGVIYINNGRDNHAVGVNSLGKIKVYRYANGNWYY, encoded by the coding sequence ATGAATAGAAAACTCCAACTGAACAAGGGATTCGGTCTTATCGAACTAATGGTCGTTGTCACTATCATCGGAGTACTAATGCTGATCGCCGTTCCCAATTTCGCCGGTATGCAGCAAAGGGCAAGGATCCGATCGGGCTCACAGGAAATCGCCCAGGATCTCAGGCAGATCCGGGAACGCGCCGTGTCGCTCGGTGTTTCATTCCAGATCAATTCACCCGACCAGTACCACTACCAGGTTATCAATGAAGCGGGTAACGCTTTACCGTACAAACTTGGCGGAACTACCGGCGGCGCGCTGAAGTTCGGCGTCTGCGGTACCTACACGGGCGGATTCCCGCCGGAATCAAGCGGTTCCATGCCGGGCGATGGATTTGATTTCCCCGGCGGCACTTTGACGATCACCAACCGCGGGAGCGCCACAAAGGGCGTAATCTATATTAACAACGGTCGCGACAATCACGCGGTCGGCGTGAACAGCCTGGGAAAGATCAAGGTCTACCGATATGCGAACGGCAACTGGTATTATTGA
- a CDS encoding prepilin-type N-terminal cleavage/methylation domain-containing protein yields the protein MRIKDAIIKKNNRGFTLVEILVAVMILAIGILAVSQLTIIGMKSTSTTRLKVYARTTMDTFFETLNALPNTHPYLTNLDGTTPDLADTLVPDHTTMIQDQSTDNIQYQLMWNIVDDIPDSRFRTIRIYVMWGRSRIWGDFIKVKT from the coding sequence ATGAGGATCAAAGATGCAATAATCAAGAAAAATAATCGCGGTTTCACGCTGGTGGAGATATTGGTCGCGGTGATGATCCTGGCGATCGGTATTCTGGCCGTGTCCCAGTTGACCATCATTGGCATGAAGTCGACCAGCACCACGCGTCTGAAAGTCTACGCCCGTACGACCATGGATACGTTCTTTGAAACGCTCAACGCATTGCCTAACACGCATCCCTATCTCACGAACCTCGACGGGACCACGCCCGACCTTGCCGACACGCTGGTCCCCGATCATACGACAATGATCCAGGACCAGTCAACCGACAATATCCAATACCAGCTCATGTGGAATATCGTTGATGACATACCCGACTCCCGGTTCAGGACCATCCGGATATACGTCATGTGGGGCAGGTCCCGCATCTGGGGTGATTTTATCAAAGTTAAAACATAA
- a CDS encoding PilW family protein, with the protein MKKGMTLVELMVSLVVLSFVLVAIFSLLSIQQVRSTQVVKGTVLQTDAQVTFTLFKWDMMMTGMGYPYGDASVVTGGDGTGGLAGSDVYTTKAAALGFETGTTHWGYVLDLVYSGSQIIDVRRWDNTKYDFVAGDHIILLNQQRYPLYTDLIIQSVTPFLYFMPNGDTVHANHLIFTSTFPKDIPDGLAVFQYNPTLLAGTTYQINAQQQLMRGNEVLLDNVEDLQFAYGIDNDNDGVVETWSNTVPSNPSFTRKWAIRFNMVIASEGMGGYQYPSANYTIENHLTNLTQVQRRMRRIFVSNIVYPQNLEP; encoded by the coding sequence ATGAAAAAAGGTATGACTTTAGTCGAATTAATGGTTTCCCTGGTCGTCCTGAGTTTCGTTCTGGTCGCGATCTTCTCGCTCCTCTCCATACAGCAAGTGCGCTCAACCCAGGTGGTTAAAGGGACCGTGCTCCAGACCGATGCCCAGGTCACGTTCACCCTATTCAAATGGGACATGATGATGACGGGCATGGGTTATCCCTATGGCGACGCCTCGGTCGTGACAGGCGGCGACGGAACCGGCGGGCTTGCCGGCTCCGATGTTTATACAACCAAGGCCGCGGCCCTGGGCTTTGAGACCGGAACGACGCACTGGGGGTATGTCCTGGACCTGGTCTACTCGGGAAGCCAGATCATCGATGTCCGAAGATGGGATAATACGAAGTATGATTTTGTCGCCGGCGATCATATTATCCTCCTCAACCAGCAACGCTATCCCCTTTACACGGACCTGATAATACAGTCGGTAACGCCCTTCCTCTACTTCATGCCTAACGGCGATACGGTCCATGCCAATCACCTGATCTTTACGTCCACTTTTCCCAAGGACATTCCCGACGGCCTGGCAGTGTTCCAGTACAACCCAACCCTGCTGGCGGGCACGACCTACCAGATCAATGCCCAGCAGCAGCTGATGCGGGGGAACGAAGTCCTTCTTGATAACGTGGAGGACCTGCAGTTCGCTTACGGCATTGATAATGACAATGACGGGGTGGTCGAGACCTGGTCAAACACCGTTCCGTCGAACCCGAGTTTCACCAGAAAATGGGCAATACGGTTCAACATGGTCATCGCGTCCGAAGGAATGGGCGGCTACCAGTATCCAAGTGCCAATTACACGATCGAAAATCATCTTACGAACCTGACCCAGGTCCAGCGCAGGATGCGCCGGATCTTTGTCAGCAATATCGTTTATCCGCAGAACCTGGAGCCATAA